The following are from one region of the Moritella sp. 24 genome:
- the syd gene encoding SecY-interacting protein: MTVAVTDALIAFYARCEQLWQAQDFVPQQEFDSEWDSPCFIEASSSMSLLAGHKAWLPVKREEITSFNNIESALNIDLDPQIADFFGAYFSDHMPASFNDEVIELVQVWSADDFDRLQENMIAHLMMKKTLKQPPTLFIASCADDMQIIALDNVSGEVVRETLGKGITAVLAPDLASFIDMLTPVLPVQ, translated from the coding sequence ATGACTGTAGCTGTAACCGATGCGCTTATTGCTTTTTATGCACGCTGTGAACAACTTTGGCAAGCACAAGATTTCGTACCACAACAAGAATTCGATTCGGAGTGGGATTCACCGTGTTTTATTGAAGCATCGAGTAGTATGTCGTTACTTGCTGGTCATAAAGCGTGGTTGCCAGTAAAGCGTGAGGAGATAACGTCATTTAATAATATTGAGTCAGCGCTAAATATCGATCTTGACCCACAGATAGCTGATTTTTTTGGTGCTTACTTTAGTGACCACATGCCTGCGAGCTTTAATGATGAGGTCATTGAGTTGGTGCAAGTGTGGAGTGCTGATGATTTTGATCGATTACAAGAAAATATGATTGCACATTTGATGATGAAAAAAACATTAAAGCAACCACCAACCTTGTTCATTGCGAGTTGTGCTGATGATATGCAAATTATTGCATTAGACAATGTGAGTGGTGAAGTTGTACGTGAAACATTAGGTAAAGGTATTACAGCGGTATTAGCGCCAGATCTGGCTAGCTTTATTGATATGCTAACACCGGTCTTACCTGTTCAATAA
- the queF gene encoding NADPH-dependent 7-cyano-7-deazaguanine reductase QueF (Catalyzes the NADPH-dependent reduction of 7-cyano-7-deazaguanine (preQ0) to 7-aminomethyl-7-deazaguanine (preQ1) in queuosine biosynthesis), producing the protein MTPANRYQDSTALDKLNLGQKTEYISQYQPSLLQPVPRQLNRDDLALSDQLPFTGCDLWNLYELSWLNSKGKPIVAVAEVKVCATSVNLIESKSFKLYLNSFNQTRFSSTTEVTETLQRDLANCAQGPVEVVMFDDLDTAPSQITKISGTCIDHLDIDVDGYEFNADLLKSAAESNEIVDEVVYSHLLKSNCLVTNQPDWGSVYIAYQGKKIDQEALLRYLISFRQHNEFHEQCVERIFTDIMHFCKPEQLTVYARYTRRGGLDINPFRTNCDAKIENIRLIRQ; encoded by the coding sequence ATGACACCAGCAAACCGTTACCAAGATTCAACGGCACTAGACAAGTTAAACCTAGGGCAAAAAACGGAGTATATCTCTCAATACCAACCAAGCTTGTTACAACCAGTACCAAGACAACTGAATCGTGATGATCTGGCATTATCAGATCAACTGCCATTCACTGGTTGTGACCTATGGAATTTATATGAACTGTCTTGGTTAAATAGCAAAGGGAAACCTATCGTTGCCGTTGCAGAAGTGAAAGTTTGTGCGACATCAGTAAATTTAATCGAATCAAAATCATTCAAACTGTACTTAAACAGCTTTAACCAAACACGCTTTAGCTCAACAACTGAAGTAACTGAAACCTTACAGCGCGATCTAGCGAACTGTGCTCAAGGCCCTGTTGAAGTAGTCATGTTTGATGATTTAGATACTGCGCCAAGTCAAATAACAAAAATATCAGGCACCTGTATAGACCATCTTGATATTGATGTCGACGGTTACGAATTTAATGCTGACCTATTAAAGTCGGCTGCAGAAAGTAATGAAATCGTTGATGAAGTCGTTTACAGCCATTTATTGAAATCAAATTGTTTGGTAACGAACCAACCAGATTGGGGCAGTGTTTATATTGCTTACCAAGGGAAAAAAATAGATCAAGAAGCGTTATTACGCTATTTAATCTCATTCCGTCAGCATAATGAATTTCATGAACAGTGCGTAGAACGTATTTTCACCGACATCATGCACTTTTGTAAACCAGAGCAATTGACTGTATATGCACGCTATACCCGTAGGGGTGGGCTGGATATCAATCCATTTAGAACCAATTGTGATGCTAAAATAGAGAATATTCGCTTAATTCGCCAGTAG
- a CDS encoding lipopolysaccharide assembly protein LapB: MILRFAYALLFLLFSTTAGASLFDQLILPNELKHSQSVQYSQPYQCIQIIDEFLQRHNKDVITEVSRVSKIREKSVTPSDLALIKQQKALCYFYANNIDQAVVTLDKMLADQSSSIPLHLRQQSLLIKSHILAQSTTLANYQLAQETIDQVIENVDDNTYNPTANGYFALKIIAGEIALNLNNYDESMLLFREAEQYGLKTPLTNNAAWAAYAIGYNYQQQNKLALAINFYNKAQQKLLDNQDTLNGLLTKKMSLAYIAQDNFKLAISFANQSAQYYQNLGNKLQLSDSLLALASMHRKIKEYNLSLVYYFNALDLLKVFDEKNRLNAVYFEVGKTYLQMGNFSLAEQYLTNAEQLFYNNGQNNLLLESLVHLANLAIQQQRYDAALIQLNKALTIAGQLNNSKQFETVYLYLATAYEETDQYAKALDSYKQFVRYNKLSNFDSKKALPVSNQHKENNEIKSQKIDQLQTQVTKLTQSKHNLVINVFLLASIMLIILYLYYINTQKMKLQKQEVDQLENNYNIHSNTGLNNINSLKQYIPTPLQEARFYSDWEYSDKQNSVHSCAIISLDFLQPLRQKCSLSMVNQIERELGTYLLKQLHDSEHLFQLNDTQLLLVRKVNKNYDPAIIANNIMDWFEQFDCQLNFDKEISIGMVSHPFLFKYPTAIDSKKLLNIATLALSGANQLSRKHKQNSWVQLSALTYTQPAFFHGDVWNRSKQAIEKGLVKVTSSSDKNDINWL, encoded by the coding sequence ATGATTTTACGTTTTGCTTATGCTCTTTTATTCCTTCTCTTTAGCACCACTGCAGGTGCCAGTTTATTTGATCAGCTGATCTTGCCCAATGAGCTAAAACACAGTCAATCAGTGCAATACAGTCAACCTTATCAATGCATTCAAATTATTGATGAGTTTTTGCAACGCCATAATAAAGATGTGATCACCGAAGTATCTCGCGTCAGTAAAATCAGAGAAAAATCGGTTACGCCTTCCGATCTTGCACTAATAAAACAACAGAAAGCCCTTTGTTACTTCTACGCTAATAATATAGACCAAGCGGTTGTCACGCTCGATAAAATGCTCGCAGATCAATCCAGTTCCATTCCTCTGCACTTAAGACAGCAAAGCTTATTAATCAAAAGTCATATTCTTGCGCAATCAACAACGCTTGCGAATTATCAACTTGCTCAAGAAACAATTGATCAGGTCATCGAAAATGTGGATGACAACACCTACAACCCAACTGCAAATGGCTACTTCGCACTCAAAATTATTGCCGGAGAAATTGCGCTCAATCTCAATAATTATGACGAATCTATGCTGTTATTCCGTGAAGCAGAACAATATGGCCTTAAGACTCCCCTAACCAATAACGCGGCTTGGGCTGCTTACGCGATTGGTTACAATTACCAACAACAAAACAAATTAGCCTTAGCGATTAATTTCTATAACAAGGCACAGCAAAAGCTACTTGATAACCAAGATACGCTAAATGGCTTGCTCACTAAAAAAATGAGCCTTGCCTATATTGCCCAAGATAACTTTAAATTGGCGATCAGCTTTGCCAATCAATCAGCTCAGTATTATCAAAACCTTGGTAACAAACTGCAATTATCAGACTCTTTATTAGCATTGGCTAGCATGCATCGTAAAATTAAAGAATATAACTTATCGCTCGTTTATTACTTTAATGCCTTAGATTTATTAAAAGTATTTGATGAAAAAAATAGATTAAACGCCGTTTATTTCGAAGTGGGTAAGACTTATTTGCAAATGGGTAACTTTAGCTTAGCTGAGCAATACCTCACTAATGCAGAACAGCTGTTTTACAACAATGGTCAAAATAACTTACTGCTTGAATCACTGGTGCATTTAGCTAATTTAGCGATTCAACAACAACGCTATGACGCAGCGTTAATTCAACTAAATAAAGCACTGACCATCGCAGGACAACTTAACAACAGTAAGCAGTTTGAAACTGTCTACCTGTATCTTGCGACCGCTTACGAAGAAACAGACCAATACGCCAAAGCACTCGATAGCTACAAACAGTTTGTACGTTACAACAAATTATCTAATTTTGACTCTAAAAAAGCGCTACCAGTCTCAAATCAGCACAAAGAAAACAATGAAATAAAATCTCAAAAAATAGACCAATTACAAACACAAGTAACCAAGCTGACACAGTCAAAGCATAACTTGGTTATTAATGTATTCTTGCTGGCTTCAATCATGCTCATTATTCTTTATTTGTATTATATCAATACGCAAAAGATGAAATTACAAAAGCAAGAGGTTGACCAATTAGAGAATAATTACAATATTCACTCGAACACTGGCTTGAATAACATCAACAGCCTAAAACAATATATACCGACACCATTACAAGAAGCCCGATTTTATTCTGATTGGGAATACTCTGATAAGCAAAACAGCGTGCATAGCTGTGCCATTATCAGCCTCGATTTCTTACAGCCTTTGCGTCAGAAATGTAGCCTTTCGATGGTAAATCAAATAGAAAGGGAATTAGGTACTTACTTATTAAAACAACTGCATGATTCAGAACACTTATTCCAATTAAATGATACACAGTTATTATTAGTTAGAAAAGTGAACAAAAATTATGACCCAGCCATCATTGCCAATAACATTATGGACTGGTTTGAACAGTTTGATTGTCAGCTTAATTTTGATAAAGAGATTTCAATTGGCATGGTGTCTCATCCTTTCTTATTCAAATACCCTACCGCAATAGACAGTAAAAAGTTGTTAAATATAGCTACCTTAGCGTTATCAGGTGCGAACCAACTTAGTCGTAAACATAAACAAAATAGTTGGGTGCAATTAAGTGCTTTAACCTATACGCAACCTGCATTTTTTCATGGTGATGTTTGGAACCGTTCAAAACAAGCCATAGAAAAAGGCTTAGTCAAAGTGACGTCGTCAAGTGACAAAAATGACATTAACTGGCTCTAA
- a CDS encoding GGDEF domain-containing protein — translation MQTSQDAHSATKQNDASGYTKINTAMLLAFINRLLSATRGIDNELNVEVAKLKATLERSASDDELITQIKQVERQVMLHPTVLSDTLKTGDSATVQAAQSLANLLQHDPKLTAELQLILAEPKATAVASLQTKVQSLFCIYHSAIKNLKMASNGNENITSAVHKKICDDLQRLINELDFAGGFGSNLKKIRQRLLQGVENHELVDICLQIINNIIEGAREERLASKTFLHAIVEELNNIAYKFDSSLVDNSNINKKQLSLLEGLKERIDILDLDISTSENLEETKLHVQQGLEIISSTIQQQEQLLQEKILLEQQIQAVQKQLEELKKETLLHTQRLEAQQHKLYLDSLTQVYNRTALDERFKLEFKRWQRYQTNTTIAIIDIDHFKNINDTFGHIAGDKALKIVARALQKSIKGKDFIARFGGEEFVLLLAELEPDKIQVILDKLRNTIKSIPFRFKGKQISITISIGATRFTAEDKDAVDPFERADKALYEAKSSGRDKVIIKH, via the coding sequence ATGCAGACATCACAAGACGCACATTCAGCAACAAAGCAAAATGATGCCAGCGGCTACACAAAAATTAACACTGCAATGCTATTGGCGTTCATTAATCGTTTGCTTAGTGCAACACGAGGAATCGACAATGAGTTAAATGTTGAAGTGGCTAAGCTGAAAGCAACGCTGGAGCGTAGTGCGTCTGACGATGAACTTATCACACAAATCAAACAGGTTGAGCGTCAGGTAATGCTCCATCCTACCGTTTTATCTGACACCTTAAAAACAGGTGACAGCGCTACGGTTCAAGCAGCTCAATCATTAGCAAACTTATTACAGCACGATCCTAAACTAACTGCAGAATTACAATTAATATTAGCAGAGCCTAAAGCGACAGCCGTTGCGTCATTACAAACTAAAGTACAATCTCTTTTCTGTATTTATCACAGCGCAATTAAAAACTTAAAAATGGCAAGTAATGGTAATGAAAACATTACTTCTGCTGTTCACAAAAAAATATGTGATGACTTACAGCGCTTAATCAATGAACTTGATTTCGCCGGTGGTTTTGGCTCAAACCTTAAAAAAATTCGTCAACGCTTATTACAAGGCGTTGAGAATCATGAGCTCGTTGATATTTGCTTACAGATCATCAATAACATTATTGAAGGTGCCCGCGAAGAACGTCTCGCATCGAAGACTTTTTTACATGCGATTGTCGAAGAGCTGAATAACATCGCTTATAAGTTTGATAGCTCACTCGTCGATAACAGCAACATCAATAAAAAACAGCTGAGTTTATTAGAAGGCCTAAAAGAACGTATTGATATTTTAGATCTCGATATCAGTACCAGTGAAAACTTAGAAGAAACAAAGTTACACGTTCAACAAGGTTTAGAAATAATTTCAAGTACCATTCAACAGCAAGAACAGTTGTTACAAGAAAAGATATTATTAGAACAACAAATACAAGCCGTTCAAAAACAACTCGAAGAACTGAAAAAAGAAACCTTGCTGCATACACAACGACTAGAGGCGCAACAGCACAAACTCTATCTCGACTCTTTAACACAAGTGTATAACCGTACCGCATTAGACGAACGCTTTAAGCTTGAATTTAAACGCTGGCAACGCTACCAGACCAACACAACTATCGCTATTATCGATATTGATCACTTTAAGAATATCAACGATACGTTTGGTCATATTGCTGGTGATAAAGCCCTTAAGATTGTCGCGCGCGCATTACAAAAATCAATCAAAGGAAAAGACTTTATTGCCCGTTTTGGTGGTGAAGAGTTTGTATTATTACTTGCTGAGTTAGAACCAGATAAAATCCAAGTTATTTTAGATAAACTACGTAACACCATTAAAAGTATTCCGTTTAGATTTAAAGGCAAACAGATATCAATTACCATCTCAATTGGTGCAACTCGCTTTACAGCAGAAGATAAAGACGCGGTAGATCCTTTTGAACGCGCTGACAAAGCACTTTATGAAGCAAAAAGTTCAGGACGAGATAAAGTTATCATTAAGCACTAA
- the ppnN gene encoding nucleotide 5'-monophosphate nucleosidase PpnN: MITHIKPVGSMDLLSQLEVDRLQQTATSDLYLLFRNCSLAVLNSGSRTDSSTEILKAFSNFDISVVQQERGVKLELHNAPEQAFVDGEIIRGIQEHLFSVLRDILYVNSYIDKIPVPKKDLSSFLTNQVFSILRNARVIKSDSDPNMVVCWGGHSIRSPEYEYAKAVGHELGLREINICTGCGPGAMEGPMKGATVGHAKQRVKQRRYLGLTEPSIIAAEPPNPIVNELVILPDIEKRLEAFVRLSHGIIIFPGGAGTAEELLYLLGIMMHPENKRQPLPIVLTGPKESEEYFTTIDDFIGATLGFEAQKYYQIIIDDASSAAQLMKKAMHKTFEYRRAIGDAYSYNWSLKIELDFQMPFIPSHQHMAALNLNLEQAPEVLAMNLRKAFSGIVAGNVKDSGIKSIEKNGPFKLQGDAKLMQLMDNLLKSFIKQNRMKLPGSKYEPCYEIIKPN, encoded by the coding sequence ATGATCACTCATATCAAACCAGTGGGCAGCATGGACCTACTGTCACAACTCGAAGTCGATAGACTGCAACAAACAGCCACCAGCGATTTATATTTACTATTTCGAAATTGTTCCTTAGCCGTCTTAAATTCCGGCTCTCGTACCGATTCCAGTACTGAAATTTTAAAAGCATTCAGTAATTTTGATATCAGTGTTGTCCAACAGGAACGCGGCGTCAAACTCGAATTACATAATGCACCAGAGCAAGCATTTGTCGACGGAGAGATAATCCGAGGCATTCAAGAACATTTATTTTCGGTATTGCGTGATATTCTTTATGTGAATAGCTACATAGACAAAATCCCCGTACCCAAAAAAGATCTCTCTTCATTTTTAACCAACCAAGTCTTTTCTATTTTACGTAACGCACGCGTGATCAAATCTGATTCGGATCCCAACATGGTCGTATGCTGGGGCGGTCACTCTATTCGCTCTCCAGAATACGAATATGCCAAAGCTGTCGGCCACGAACTTGGATTACGGGAAATCAATATCTGCACCGGTTGTGGACCAGGCGCAATGGAAGGACCAATGAAAGGGGCTACTGTCGGCCATGCGAAGCAACGAGTGAAGCAGCGACGCTACCTTGGTTTAACCGAACCCAGTATTATTGCGGCAGAACCACCAAACCCAATCGTTAATGAATTAGTTATTTTACCCGACATTGAAAAGCGTCTGGAAGCCTTTGTTCGCCTTTCTCACGGTATCATCATTTTCCCTGGTGGCGCAGGAACAGCTGAAGAGTTACTGTATTTATTAGGCATCATGATGCACCCAGAAAATAAGCGTCAACCACTGCCGATTGTACTTACAGGCCCTAAGGAAAGTGAAGAGTATTTTACAACCATTGATGATTTCATCGGTGCAACACTTGGCTTTGAAGCTCAAAAATATTATCAAATAATCATTGATGACGCCTCTAGTGCAGCGCAATTGATGAAAAAAGCCATGCACAAAACATTTGAATATCGTCGTGCGATTGGCGACGCTTATTCCTATAACTGGAGTTTAAAAATCGAGTTAGATTTTCAAATGCCATTTATCCCCAGCCACCAGCATATGGCTGCGTTAAACCTCAACCTTGAACAAGCACCTGAAGTGTTAGCAATGAATCTACGCAAAGCATTCTCAGGTATTGTCGCCGGTAACGTGAAAGACTCTGGAATTAAATCGATTGAGAAGAATGGTCCGTTTAAACTACAGGGCGACGCAAAATTAATGCAATTAATGGACAATTTATTAAAAAGTTTCATAAAACAGAATAGAATGAAGCTTCCAGGTAGTAAGTATGAGCCTTGCTATGAAATAATTAAACCCAACTAA
- the xni gene encoding flap endonuclease Xni, whose amino-acid sequence MAKNHLLIIDALNLIRRVHAVQLNQSNDPVAQISATRETIKHAVRKLLSITAPTHVVAVFDAEQTGWRHEIYPEYKANRKPMPESLQQALSLIQDDLWELNIDSLLTEQDEADDLIATLAIKMSTQQQQVTIISTDKGYCQLLTPYIQIRDYFNKRWLDQHFIDEKFGVQPQQLVDYWALTGISGSHLAGVAGIGPKTATQLLNEHPDLDAIYASEALKPKLREKLDTHKDMAYITQQLAQLKIDIPLGFNLKDLRYQP is encoded by the coding sequence ATGGCCAAAAATCACTTATTAATTATCGATGCATTAAACCTGATCCGTCGAGTACATGCAGTACAACTAAATCAAAGTAACGATCCCGTTGCACAAATAAGTGCAACGCGTGAAACCATTAAACACGCCGTCAGAAAACTATTATCGATTACAGCTCCTACCCATGTCGTGGCTGTATTTGATGCTGAGCAAACAGGCTGGCGTCATGAAATCTATCCAGAATATAAAGCGAACCGTAAGCCGATGCCAGAAAGCTTGCAGCAAGCTCTTAGCTTAATCCAAGATGACCTTTGGGAATTAAACATCGACTCTTTATTAACAGAGCAAGATGAGGCTGACGATCTAATTGCGACACTCGCGATAAAGATGTCAACACAACAACAACAAGTCACCATCATTTCAACAGATAAAGGCTATTGCCAACTACTAACCCCCTATATTCAAATTCGAGATTACTTTAATAAGCGTTGGTTAGACCAACATTTTATCGACGAAAAATTTGGGGTTCAACCACAGCAGCTTGTCGACTACTGGGCTTTAACAGGGATCAGCGGTAGTCATCTTGCAGGCGTCGCAGGTATTGGCCCAAAAACAGCCACGCAACTATTAAACGAACACCCTGATTTAGATGCCATCTATGCAAGTGAAGCACTAAAGCCGAAACTTCGTGAGAAACTAGATACGCATAAAGACATGGCTTATATCACCCAGCAATTAGCGCAATTAAAGATAGATATCCCGTTAGGATTTAACTTAAAAGACCTCAGGTATCAACCTTAA
- a CDS encoding isocitrate dehydrogenase, translated as MTQRRITVIPGDGIGPDIIESAIQILDKAGCNFAYDFADAGLAALQTSSELLPQATLDLIEKNKVALKGPLTTPVGAGFTSINVSLRKHFNLYANLRPVLSFKGTRSRYENIDIITVRENTQGMYSGAGQIISDDGSEAEAKSIITREGAERICVAAYELAKSENRKKVTAIHKANILKTTSGLFLEVAREVALRYPEIESEEMIVDAACMNLVMYPERFDVIVTTNLFGDILSDLCAGLVGGLGMAPGANIGEDIAIFEAVHGSAPDIAGKNLANPTSVILASIQMLEHLEMKTEADNIRNAVRDVIESGDRTTRDLGGSHGTTDFTQAILERL; from the coding sequence ATGACACAAAGAAGAATTACAGTGATCCCGGGTGATGGTATTGGTCCGGATATTATTGAGTCTGCAATTCAAATTTTAGACAAAGCCGGCTGTAACTTCGCATATGACTTTGCTGATGCAGGTTTAGCTGCACTACAAACTTCAAGTGAACTACTTCCTCAAGCGACATTAGACCTTATTGAAAAAAATAAAGTGGCATTAAAAGGCCCTTTAACAACACCGGTAGGTGCTGGCTTTACATCAATCAATGTGTCATTACGTAAGCACTTCAATTTATACGCTAACTTACGTCCTGTATTATCTTTTAAAGGTACGCGCAGTCGCTACGAAAATATCGATATTATTACAGTACGTGAAAACACACAGGGTATGTACTCTGGTGCTGGTCAAATCATTTCTGATGATGGCAGTGAAGCTGAAGCAAAAAGTATCATTACACGTGAAGGCGCAGAACGCATTTGTGTTGCAGCATACGAATTAGCAAAATCAGAAAACCGTAAAAAAGTAACCGCGATCCATAAAGCGAACATCCTAAAAACGACATCAGGTTTATTCCTTGAAGTAGCCCGTGAAGTTGCACTGCGCTACCCTGAAATTGAATCAGAAGAAATGATCGTTGATGCGGCATGTATGAATCTTGTTATGTATCCTGAACGCTTTGATGTGATCGTAACAACAAACTTATTTGGCGATATTTTATCTGATTTATGCGCAGGTTTAGTTGGTGGTCTTGGCATGGCGCCAGGTGCAAACATCGGTGAAGACATTGCGATTTTCGAAGCTGTTCACGGCAGTGCACCAGACATCGCAGGTAAGAACCTAGCAAACCCGACATCAGTTATCCTTGCATCTATCCAGATGTTAGAGCACTTAGAAATGAAAACAGAAGCTGATAACATCCGTAATGCTGTTCGTGATGTCATTGAATCTGGCGACAGAACAACCCGAGATCTAGGTGGTTCGCACGGTACAACAGACTTTACTCAAGCTATTTTAGAACGTCTGTAA
- the rlmM gene encoding 23S rRNA (cytidine(2498)-2'-O)-methyltransferase RlmM produces the protein MNGILLYCRPGYEKECAAEIQARATAMEAYGFAKVTPNSGYVVFECHSAEDVDSLAKKLPLSSLIFARQMIALHARVDDMPLYDRVNPVVAACEGIEAMGELRVEMPDTNEGKELSKFCRKYTVPLRQSLRKNDHLLAKENKNRPVLHVFFIDNVSVYIGYSYSFNNSPLPMGIMRLKFPAKAPSRSTLKLEEAFHTFIPADQWDRRIGGAMRAVDLGACPGGWTYQLVQRSMFVVSIDNGAMAESLMETGQVKHYEEDGFKYEPAKTTIAWTNRKLNGNKVKVPENPPVDMLVCDMIEKPERVARLMCKWLLNAWCKEAIFNLKLPLKRRYHTLEDCLEILDKQLDDRFVVQAKHLYHDRDEVTVHVAWTHFIPEDK, from the coding sequence ATGAATGGTATTTTATTATATTGCCGTCCTGGTTATGAAAAAGAATGTGCCGCTGAAATTCAAGCACGAGCGACTGCCATGGAGGCGTATGGTTTTGCTAAAGTAACGCCGAATTCGGGTTATGTTGTGTTTGAATGTCACTCTGCGGAAGATGTCGATTCACTAGCGAAAAAATTACCACTTTCATCATTGATCTTTGCACGTCAAATGATCGCATTACACGCACGTGTTGATGATATGCCGCTTTACGATCGTGTTAACCCTGTTGTTGCTGCCTGTGAAGGTATTGAAGCGATGGGTGAGCTACGTGTTGAAATGCCTGATACTAATGAAGGTAAAGAGCTTTCTAAGTTCTGCCGTAAGTACACTGTGCCACTACGTCAATCATTACGTAAAAACGATCATTTATTAGCAAAAGAAAATAAAAATCGTCCAGTATTACACGTATTCTTCATTGATAACGTAAGTGTTTATATCGGTTATTCATATAGCTTTAACAATTCGCCATTACCTATGGGTATTATGCGTCTTAAGTTCCCAGCGAAAGCGCCAAGTCGTTCTACGCTAAAACTTGAAGAAGCATTCCATACATTCATTCCAGCAGATCAGTGGGATAGACGTATTGGCGGTGCAATGCGTGCCGTCGATTTAGGTGCTTGTCCGGGCGGTTGGACGTATCAATTAGTACAACGTAGTATGTTTGTTGTGTCGATTGATAACGGTGCAATGGCTGAGAGCTTGATGGAAACTGGTCAAGTTAAGCATTATGAAGAAGATGGTTTTAAATATGAGCCAGCTAAAACGACAATTGCTTGGACTAACCGTAAGTTAAACGGTAACAAAGTGAAGGTTCCTGAGAATCCACCAGTTGATATGCTGGTATGCGATATGATTGAAAAACCGGAACGTGTTGCGCGTCTTATGTGTAAATGGCTATTGAATGCATGGTGTAAAGAAGCGATCTTTAACCTGAAATTGCCACTAAAACGTCGTTATCATACACTTGAAGATTGTTTAGAAATTTTAGACAAGCAACTTGATGATCGTTTTGTTGTTCAAGCTAAGCACCTTTATCATGATCGTGATGAAGTGACTGTACATGTAGCTTGGACTCACTTTATTCCAGAAGACAAATAA
- a CDS encoding transcriptional regulator GcvA, translating into MSRRLPPLNSLRVFEAAARHSSFTRASEELYVTQAAVSHQIKALEEYLGIKLFRRQNRALFLTEEGQSYFLDIKDTFTSLVDATERLLARGAKGSLTVSLQPSFAIQWLVPRLSLFSELYPDIDVRIKAVDMDDGSLTDDVDVAIYYGRGKWKDLHAQKLHTEYLVPVCSPRLLNGAKPLKTPGDLKLHTLLHDTSRRDWSAWFKQANITDVNVNQGPIFSHTSMVLQAAVHGQGVALGHSVLAQPEIDAGRLVRPFNEVLVSKNAYYVVCREEQDELGKIVAFRDWMLSLVQEEQQDFVDN; encoded by the coding sequence ATGTCACGTAGACTTCCGCCATTAAATTCATTACGTGTTTTTGAAGCCGCAGCAAGGCATTCGAGCTTTACTCGCGCATCTGAAGAGCTATATGTTACACAAGCTGCTGTCAGTCACCAGATTAAAGCATTGGAAGAATATTTAGGCATTAAGCTCTTTCGTCGTCAAAACCGCGCGTTATTTTTGACGGAAGAGGGACAAAGTTATTTTCTTGATATTAAAGACACCTTTACATCATTAGTTGATGCAACAGAGCGTTTGTTAGCTCGTGGTGCTAAAGGGTCATTAACAGTTAGTTTGCAACCGAGTTTTGCTATTCAGTGGTTGGTACCGCGTTTATCTTTATTCTCTGAACTGTATCCAGATATTGATGTGCGTATTAAAGCCGTTGATATGGATGATGGTTCATTAACTGATGACGTTGATGTTGCGATTTATTATGGCCGAGGAAAGTGGAAAGATTTACATGCACAGAAGTTGCATACTGAATACTTAGTGCCTGTTTGCTCGCCACGATTACTTAATGGGGCAAAACCATTAAAGACCCCCGGCGATCTGAAGCTACATACATTATTGCATGATACTTCACGTCGAGATTGGAGCGCTTGGTTTAAACAAGCAAACATTACCGATGTAAATGTGAATCAAGGCCCTATTTTTAGTCATACGTCGATGGTATTACAAGCCGCTGTGCATGGCCAAGGTGTTGCATTAGGACACAGTGTACTTGCGCAACCAGAGATTGATGCTGGTCGTCTTGTCCGTCCTTTTAATGAAGTGTTAGTGAGCAAGAATGCCTATTATGTCGTATGCCGAGAAGAACAAGATGAACTTGGTAAAATTGTGGCATTTAGAGATTGGATGTTGTCTTTAGTACAGGAAGAACAACAAGACTTCGTGGATAATTAA